Below is a genomic region from Gillisia sp. Hel_I_86.
TTTACTTAGTGGGGTTTTAAAACTTATTTTTTAAGAAAGTAGTGATCCAAAGCATATTTTCCACTTCCAACAATACTTATAAAAGCATAAACCACCAAATATACCAGGGCCAATTCTTTAATTTGAAAGGGATCACTAGCGTGCACTACAAAAAAAGCTATAGCCATAGTAAATAACAAAACCAATGCTGCCACTCTCGTGGCTAATCCGACCGCTATTAATATTGAACAGATTACTTCAGCAAAAACCGCAATTGTAAGAGTGGCGGTTTCCCCAATTCCAATTGGATCTGCAAAAGAAATTTCTTGAGACCCAAAAAGCATGAGTAGCTTCGGGATGCCATGACCAAGCATTAACGCCGCAATCGCAACTCTAAGAAATAGCAATCCATAATCTGTGACCTGAAGGTTTAAATTTGTAATGTAGGTGTTTTTCATAATTTTTATTAGAATTAAGTAGAGAAGTTACAAAATATTAGGTGCCCTTGCTTTAAAAAAAGGGTATTAGTCCTCTAAATAATTTAGTTTAATATCATTTGAGCAAAACAACCACATATCTAATGTGGGAATTCATCCTACAATCACTCAATGCTTTAATAATATTCTTTTCAACTCTATTTATCCTTAGTTTAAGCCAATTACAGTTAAAACCATCTTCTTTTTTGTCAGAATTTCTTAACTAAACGCTAAACTTTTGTGTATTTCATCGATTAAAATGGTATTTAGTCGATTGCAAGCAATTGTTTGTCTATATTTGAATATTGAATTATTTAAACACACTGTAACATGAAAAATATAAAAACCCTTATTGGAATTTTAACCTTATGTTTTTCTTTTACAGCCTTCCCTCAAGCAACAGCATCTTTCAATGCATCGGTTACGATTATAGAACCAATTGGAATCACCACTACCTCAGATCTTAAGTTTGCCAACGTAGACGCTAAAAACGGTGGAGAAATAACCCTTACACCTAATAGTACGAGAGCTACTTCTGGAGATGTGGAATTGACCGATGGTGGAACTGCTTCAGCTGCATCTTTCGAGATCACTGGCGAAGCCGGATATACGTATGAAGTTACTTTGCCTAGCAATAACTATGTATTATCTAATGGAAGTGAAACTATGGAGATCACTAATTTTACTTCAGACTTTAATAATGATAACGTACTAGCAGTTGGATCACAAACCATTAATGTAGGTGCAACCCTAAAAGTAAATCCTAATCAAACTCCGGGAACCTATGTTAATCAAGATGGATTTAATATAACTGTTAATTACAACTAGAATATATATCATCTACTATATCTTTAGGTATTACCCATAAACACATACTACACTTCTACCTTCAACTTTTTTCCTGCTTTCTTTTTAACCCCTCATTGAAAGTTTAATTCCCCATTTGTCCCGAATTCTTTAAAAGTATTTTCCCCTCGAATTATCTGGATATAATTCGCGAACCTGCCCCAAGCTTCTTGATTGCAATAACAAGCAATACTTTTAAAATACCTCTACTCTTTTCCTTCTTAGATCTTTGGACACGCTTAAAATTTAAAGACCGATCTAAAATATGCCAGCTAATTACTTCTATATCATAAATACCAAAAGCACCGAGGAGTGCTGCTACTTTACGACCAATACGTCAATTTTCAGATTGCCAATTAAAAACGATCACGAAAAATACAATTCTGTTTTATTCTGCATACGCACCTGTCAAAAATGGCAGAATTTTACTGCTTATTAGCAGTAATATAAAATTAAAAATTTCTTGAGACCGACTATCCCCGAGGGAGAGCCGTTGTGGAATTATTTAGATAAAAAAGTTTGGAGCTGGGATATATAGCGCAACCTCCAGTATCACTGATGGACTGTCAAAATTTTCGGGGTATCTTAAACCGATTATAGCTATTGGACTTGCTATTGGCTTTCAAAACCTTAAATTTAGTCCATCCTAAATGTAGATCTTGGTCATGCTCAAGGAAAGTATTGTATTCACTAGAATTCATGTTACAGTTAATTTCAACTAGGATTCATTCCCTTTATCCATAATAATTAAAAATCACCTACAAATAACCTCTTGATACAAATTTAATTTTTATTTCTATTCCCTTTTTATTTTAAACTTCTTTCCATATTTATATAAAATGCATGATTTTTCCGCGGCAAATGGCTAATTAATGAAGCTTTAATTGAATATATTTTAGATAAAAATTGATATATTTTAGTGTTTTAGCCTTACTTGAACAACGGAAAACATTCTTTTTTTTGCATTTTATCGAACATATATTGCTATTCATCGAGTTTTTGAAGTTTTTTGCAAGTGCTACATTTAATTTCCTCCATCTTTGTGTTGTTATTATTAACCCCCAAATTAACCTACAGATGAAAAAAATTACTTTTGTTTTGATCGCTTTAATAACTGGAACTACGTTCGCTCAGAATTCAAAAACAGCAACCGCTCCCGTAAATGCTGAAATTGTAAGTCCAATTGGAATTACACGTGATACTGATACTTCCATGGATTTTGGAAAGTTTACTACATCAACTGCTGCTGCTACTGTTGTTTTGTCTGCTAATGGTGCCACTAGGACTTTTTCGGCAACAGATATGGAAATTGCAGCTTATGGAACATTTGATGTTCCAGCATTCACCGTAACCAAAGATGCAGATGCACTTTATAAAGTTGCTATGTCTGTAACTACGCAGCCTGGTACAGAAATGACATTAACAAACCTTACACATACACTTGGTGCTGATGGTGCAAATGATGAATCAACTTTTAGTATTGGAGGAACTTTAAATGTACCTGCCGATGCAACAGCTGGTGCCCAAAGTGGTCTAGTTTCAGTAACTGTAACTTACGAATAATAAATAAGTATATTGTATATTTAAAAACGCCGCCCCTATGGTGGCGTTTTTCGCTTTCTATCATATTTTATTTAACTGTTCTATTACTTATGAAATCTATTTTACTCATACTATTTATTTTAATGTTTGCCCTAAAAGCCCGTTCCCAGAATTCTGCTACCAGCAATGTTGAAGCTCGGGTTGTTGTTGTAGAGCCCATTAAAATAACAAAGTCGGTTGATCTTAATTTTGGAAATGTAATCGCAGGATATACCCAAGGAACTATTATTTTATCACCAGATGGAACAAGAATAGCAAATGGGGTTCAGATCTCTAATGCTGTTCCAGGAGATGTATCGGCTGCAGAAGCTGTAGTGACCCATGGTGAATATAATTATTCCATAAGCCTTCCAGATGATTTTACATTGTTCAACGAAAGTAATCCCAACCAGTTTATGGTTATTAACCAGTTTCAGGTAACACCTTTACCAGAAATCACCAATCAGGGAGATGATGTTTTAAGGATTGGGGCTACTTTAAACCTTGAGGCCAATCAGTCCTCTGGGTATTATACAAATCCATCAGGATTCAATGTTACAGTTTCTTATAATTAAGAATTGGTAATACCCAATTGTTGTTTCATTACTTTAATTACCTTTGAACCTCAATTCTTTAAAGAATCTTTTTCTATTTTCAATAAATTATGAAACAAAATTCGAAATCCCCATTCCTATTTGTTCTAGTAACATGTATCATTTTCACTTCTTCTTTTACATTCGCTCAAGGAGATCTTATGGTGATCCCAAAAAGATTGGTGTTTGCAGGATCGGAAAGATCACAAGAGATCAACCTGATAAATACCGGTGCAGACACAGCAACCTATGCTATTTCCTTTATTCAGTATAAAATGAACGAGGATGGAAGTTTCGATGAGATTGAAAACCCGGAAGAGGGTCAGAATTTTGCCAATGAATTTCTTCGCTATTACCCTAGAAGGGTTAATTTAGCACCTAATGAGGCTCAAACTATCCGGGTCCAAATCACTAAAAGAAACCTGTTGAATCCTGGCGAATATCGTTCGCACATGTATTTTAGAGCTGTGGAAGAAGTAACAGCTTTAGAAGAAAGTGATATCGAGGACGAAGAGGATGCCATTTCCATTAATATCAAAACTGTTTTTGGGATTAGTATTCCCATAATAATAAGAAATGGGGCATCTACAACCAAATTGGAGTTAAAAGATTTTAATTTAATACAGGATGATAATAAAACAAAATTATCGATTGAATTTAACCGAAATGGAAATTTTTCTACCTACGGCGATCTTTCTGTCGAGTATATTCCTGAAGTGGGTGAAAGCTATAAAATTACGGCAGTAAGAGGATTAGCGGTTTATACGCCAAACAATAAAAGAAAGTTTGTTTTAAATCTTCCCGAAATGGAAGGTGTAGATTATTCCAAAGGAAAATTAAAGATCTCTTACAAAACTGCTGAAGGTAAAATTTATGATGAATATTTGTATGATTTGAATTAGTCCCAAACTAAATTCTATGGTAAAAAATTACTTTTTAACCTGTTCCCTCAATAACTTGAAGGGTACACGGCATTTCATGTGTATTCTCTTTTTCATACTTGCATTTAGTTTTTCAGGAAATGTTTATGGACAAGGCGGTAAACCTAAAAAGTCCGATCCCACTATTTTAAATGTCACAGCCACAAGCAAGTCTGTCTGTCCCACTTCAACTATAGGTATTTCTTTTACCCTTCAAAACGGGAAGGGAAGTGCTAATAGCGGGGCGTATTTTACCACATCCAGTGAATTCACAATTTCCCTAATTTATATAAATTCTTCGGGAAATTCGGTAATAGTTAATAGCGGTAATCCATTTTCGCTATCTTCTTCAGAAATTCCACTTGGTATTAATGAAGCAACTTCTTTACCTATAACCCGAACTTATACTATACCACTTAACACCATAACTAGATCTGACTATAGGATTGAATTAAGTTCTGTTAATCCTAATATCATCGGAAGTGATTTGTCCAGATCCACTCCTTTTACTATAAGTGATAATAATTATTGGTCCGGCGCGATCGACTCAGATTGGAACAAATCTGGAAACTGGGAATGTGATTTGATACCTTCTTATATAAATAATGCAGTTGTAAATAATGTTTCGACCTTTTACCCTTTATTAAATACTGGGGCAGCCGGTAAATGTAAAAATCTCATTGTTAGTTCCGGTTCGTCTTTAAGTGTCTTGGACAATACACTAAATATAAATGGAACAATTTCCAATAACGGAACATTTAACGCGCTAAATGGAACTATAGCATTACAAGGAGGTAGTGCTCAAACCATTCCCGCCGATACTTTTGTATCTAATAGGGTTAGGAATTTAACCATCAATAATACCTCTGGAGTTAGCCTTAGTGGAATTTTAGAAATAACTGGCTATTTAAATATAGCCAGCGGTAATTTAAATACAGGAGATAATTTAATCCTCATATCGAGTTTAACTCAAACCGCCCTTATAGATGGATCTGGAAATGGAACTGTTTCAGGAAGTGTTACTATGCAGCGATATTTATTTCCAGTAGTGGGATATAAGTATATTACTAGCCCCTTTCAAAACACTACTGTGGGGGATTATGCTGGGGTTGTAGATCTTACAGCAAGCTTTCCAAATTTCTATAGATATAATGAAAACCGGGAAAGCTCACAAAATGAAGATGCCACAGGTTTCGAAGATTATTCTTCACCTTCATTGCCCCTTTCTATTTTAGAAGGCTATGCACTAAATTTTGGAAGCTCAGCTGCTCCTAAAACGATTGAAATCACGGGTATTGTAACCAATGGATCCCAGCAAATAAACCTTTCCCATAACAATGGAACTTACACTAAAGGCTTTAACCTTGTTGGAAATCCCTACCCTTCTCCAATAGATTGGGCATCCCCTGGATGGACAAAGGACAATATAGACGATGCGATTTATTATTTTTCAGCAACCGATCAATATACCGGGATCTATTCCTCTTATGTAAATGGGATCCAGAGTGGTGCTGGTTCATCTTCCAACATAATCCCATCTATGCAGGGCTTTTTTGTTCATGTTACAGATTCACCCACTGGAACCTATCCTGTTTCTGCTACTTTAGGTACCACCAATGCCGTTCGGGTAACAGATTTCAGTCAGCCATTCTATAAATCTCCTATAGAGGATTCCTTTACTTTAATAAGATTAAATGCAGAATTCGATGGAACTAACCAAAAGGATGAAACCGTAGTTTATTTTAACAATTATGCTACTGAAGCTTTTGATAAAGAATTTGATGCCTTAAAATTGATGAATACCAATCCTGCTACCCCTAACCTTTATAGTATATCAAATACAAATGAAATCCTTTCTATTAATGCAGTTCCCTCTTATAATGGACTAAATGAACTAAGAATACCATTGGGGCTAAACATAGAAAATGAAGCTTGGATCACTATCTCTTTGACCAATAAAGAAGAAATCGTGTCTGGAAGCTATATATATTTAATCGATTTGGAAAAAAGAATTAGTATTAACCTAATGAACAAAAGTGAATATAGGTTCTATGCATCTTCAGGCAAAAATGAAAAACGGTTCCAATTGGTTTTTTCAGATATTCAAATCAATGATCCAGCAATCTTCTTCAACGATCTATTTAGCGTATCACAAAATGAGGGTACAGTAAAAATAAAAATGAATTTGGAGCTAGGAAAAATTGGGGATATAAAGGTTTCCACGGTAACAGGGCAACTTATAGAAACTCAATTTGTTTCAGAAAACGATATTATTGATATTAAAGGAATAAAGAGCTCTGGTTTATATCTTATCAGTTTCTATTCCAATGAAGGTGTATTCACTAAAAAGGTATTAATTAAAAAATGATGAAGGAATACCATAACACATCTCGAACTCACCTATCTAAAAGAGCTTATAAATGGGTCT
It encodes:
- a CDS encoding DoxX family protein, whose translation is MKNTYITNLNLQVTDYGLLFLRVAIAALMLGHGIPKLLMLFGSQEISFADPIGIGETATLTIAVFAEVICSILIAVGLATRVAALVLLFTMAIAFFVVHASDPFQIKELALVYLVVYAFISIVGSGKYALDHYFLKK
- a CDS encoding DUF4402 domain-containing protein, with the protein product MKNIKTLIGILTLCFSFTAFPQATASFNASVTIIEPIGITTTSDLKFANVDAKNGGEITLTPNSTRATSGDVELTDGGTASAASFEITGEAGYTYEVTLPSNNYVLSNGSETMEITNFTSDFNNDNVLAVGSQTINVGATLKVNPNQTPGTYVNQDGFNITVNYN
- a CDS encoding DUF4402 domain-containing protein, which codes for MKKITFVLIALITGTTFAQNSKTATAPVNAEIVSPIGITRDTDTSMDFGKFTTSTAAATVVLSANGATRTFSATDMEIAAYGTFDVPAFTVTKDADALYKVAMSVTTQPGTEMTLTNLTHTLGADGANDESTFSIGGTLNVPADATAGAQSGLVSVTVTYE
- a CDS encoding DUF4402 domain-containing protein → MKSILLILFILMFALKARSQNSATSNVEARVVVVEPIKITKSVDLNFGNVIAGYTQGTIILSPDGTRIANGVQISNAVPGDVSAAEAVVTHGEYNYSISLPDDFTLFNESNPNQFMVINQFQVTPLPEITNQGDDVLRIGATLNLEANQSSGYYTNPSGFNVTVSYN
- a CDS encoding molecular chaperone, translated to MKQNSKSPFLFVLVTCIIFTSSFTFAQGDLMVIPKRLVFAGSERSQEINLINTGADTATYAISFIQYKMNEDGSFDEIENPEEGQNFANEFLRYYPRRVNLAPNEAQTIRVQITKRNLLNPGEYRSHMYFRAVEEVTALEESDIEDEEDAISINIKTVFGISIPIIIRNGASTTKLELKDFNLIQDDNKTKLSIEFNRNGNFSTYGDLSVEYIPEVGESYKITAVRGLAVYTPNNKRKFVLNLPEMEGVDYSKGKLKISYKTAEGKIYDEYLYDLN
- a CDS encoding T9SS type A sorting domain-containing protein, with the translated sequence MCILFFILAFSFSGNVYGQGGKPKKSDPTILNVTATSKSVCPTSTIGISFTLQNGKGSANSGAYFTTSSEFTISLIYINSSGNSVIVNSGNPFSLSSSEIPLGINEATSLPITRTYTIPLNTITRSDYRIELSSVNPNIIGSDLSRSTPFTISDNNYWSGAIDSDWNKSGNWECDLIPSYINNAVVNNVSTFYPLLNTGAAGKCKNLIVSSGSSLSVLDNTLNINGTISNNGTFNALNGTIALQGGSAQTIPADTFVSNRVRNLTINNTSGVSLSGILEITGYLNIASGNLNTGDNLILISSLTQTALIDGSGNGTVSGSVTMQRYLFPVVGYKYITSPFQNTTVGDYAGVVDLTASFPNFYRYNENRESSQNEDATGFEDYSSPSLPLSILEGYALNFGSSAAPKTIEITGIVTNGSQQINLSHNNGTYTKGFNLVGNPYPSPIDWASPGWTKDNIDDAIYYFSATDQYTGIYSSYVNGIQSGAGSSSNIIPSMQGFFVHVTDSPTGTYPVSATLGTTNAVRVTDFSQPFYKSPIEDSFTLIRLNAEFDGTNQKDETVVYFNNYATEAFDKEFDALKLMNTNPATPNLYSISNTNEILSINAVPSYNGLNELRIPLGLNIENEAWITISLTNKEEIVSGSYIYLIDLEKRISINLMNKSEYRFYASSGKNEKRFQLVFSDIQINDPAIFFNDLFSVSQNEGTVKIKMNLELGKIGDIKVSTVTGQLIETQFVSENDIIDIKGIKSSGLYLISFYSNEGVFTKKVLIKK